A genomic region of Rhizomicrobium sp. contains the following coding sequences:
- a CDS encoding CorA family divalent cation transporter has product MNAPLVSTPGLLWGFAVQGGRGAHVTNETAAEAFALPHDWSWMHFALADHRARRFLQSFAPVPEPARELLLSQETRLQIHLAPDCAYGVLPDIEKDFEGQTLGAGRLAFFLDARHLVTVRHHPLRAVDELREAVETGLVLAAPSDAFVRLVEHFIAIVEDRLLRLTQQLDHIEDVVLSDRDDIDPAGLGPIRRELSRYRREFLGLRGALARAVQGRGGQPAPDCPIAPHLPGLAQAAEDFERDAAALADRARLLYEEMDTRIAARTNRSLSTLTVLSTLLLPPTFVAGAFGMNLNGIPWAQDANGFWWAIGLCGAVVAAAYVLLRRFRIL; this is encoded by the coding sequence ATGAACGCTCCGCTCGTCTCCACGCCCGGTCTCCTCTGGGGCTTCGCCGTCCAGGGCGGGCGCGGGGCGCACGTCACCAACGAGACCGCGGCCGAGGCGTTCGCCCTGCCGCACGACTGGTCCTGGATGCATTTCGCGCTCGCCGATCATCGCGCCCGGCGCTTCCTCCAGTCCTTCGCCCCGGTGCCCGAGCCGGCGCGCGAACTCCTGCTCTCGCAGGAGACGCGCCTGCAGATACATCTCGCGCCCGACTGCGCCTATGGCGTGCTGCCCGACATCGAGAAGGATTTCGAGGGCCAGACGCTCGGTGCCGGTCGGCTCGCCTTCTTCCTCGACGCGCGCCACCTCGTGACCGTGCGCCATCACCCCCTGCGTGCCGTCGATGAACTGCGCGAGGCGGTCGAAACCGGCCTGGTGCTCGCCGCGCCCAGCGACGCCTTCGTCCGCCTGGTCGAACATTTCATCGCGATCGTCGAGGACCGGCTCCTGCGCCTGACCCAGCAGCTCGATCACATCGAGGACGTCGTGCTCTCCGACCGCGACGACATCGATCCCGCCGGCCTCGGCCCCATCCGCCGCGAGCTGTCGCGCTATCGCCGCGAGTTCCTGGGCCTGCGCGGCGCGCTCGCCCGCGCCGTCCAGGGGCGCGGCGGCCAGCCGGCGCCCGATTGCCCCATCGCGCCGCATCTGCCGGGCCTCGCCCAGGCGGCGGAGGATTTCGAGCGCGACGCCGCCGCCCTCGCCGACCGCGCCCGGCTGCTCTACGAGGAGATGGACACCCGCATCGCGGCGCGCACCAACCGTTCGCTCAGTACACTGACGGTCCTCTCGACGCTCCTCCTGCCGCCGACCTTCGTCGCCGGCGCCTTCGGCATGAACCTCAACGGCATCCCCTGGGCGCAGGATGCGAACGGCTTCTGGTGGGCGATCGGGCTGTGCGGCGCCGTCGTCGCCGCGGCCTATGTCCTGCTTCGCCGCTTCCGCATCCTATGA